The following are from one region of the Bradyrhizobium septentrionale genome:
- a CDS encoding MFS transporter — protein MFIPDSRRAWLRLAVAVAIGSLGSVGMWSVVVALPVVQTDFGATRGTASLAFTMVMLGFGIGQVVTGKISDRYGIVAAIGAGIGILGLGYVGAGYAPSIWAFILLHFAIGLSSAATFGPLMAEASHWFERYRGLAVAIAASGNYVGGTVWPPLVNFGMQSVGWRTTHIAIGIFTAIAMTLALMVLRLLMGAAVRRSHVNAAPPRVDLRLSTNALTAILALASISCCVAMSMPQVHIVAYCGDLGYGVARGAEMLSLMLGFGIISRIGSGFLADRIGGIRTLLIGSIAQGSALLFYLFFDSLSSLYVISAMFGLFQGGIVPSYAIIVREAMPASEAATRIGIVIFASVFGMSFGGWISGVIFDATGSYAAAFANGLAWNLLNVSIILLLLMRARQRVAIA, from the coding sequence ATGTTCATTCCCGACTCTCGCCGGGCGTGGCTGCGCCTTGCCGTGGCCGTGGCCATCGGCTCGCTCGGCAGCGTCGGCATGTGGTCGGTCGTTGTGGCGCTGCCGGTGGTGCAAACCGATTTCGGCGCCACCCGCGGAACGGCCTCGCTCGCCTTCACCATGGTGATGCTCGGCTTCGGCATCGGCCAGGTCGTGACCGGCAAGATCAGCGACCGCTACGGTATCGTCGCGGCGATCGGCGCCGGGATCGGCATCCTCGGCCTCGGCTATGTCGGCGCCGGCTACGCGCCGTCGATCTGGGCCTTCATCCTGCTGCATTTCGCCATCGGCCTGTCGTCGGCCGCGACCTTCGGCCCGCTGATGGCGGAGGCGTCGCACTGGTTCGAGCGCTACCGGGGGCTGGCGGTCGCGATCGCCGCGAGCGGCAATTATGTTGGCGGCACGGTATGGCCGCCGCTGGTCAATTTCGGCATGCAGAGCGTCGGCTGGCGCACCACCCATATTGCGATCGGCATCTTCACCGCGATCGCGATGACGCTCGCGCTGATGGTGCTGCGACTGTTGATGGGGGCGGCTGTCAGGCGCAGCCATGTCAACGCGGCGCCGCCGCGGGTCGATCTCAGGCTCTCCACCAATGCGCTGACCGCGATCCTGGCGCTCGCGTCGATCTCCTGCTGTGTCGCGATGTCGATGCCGCAGGTCCACATCGTCGCCTATTGCGGCGATCTCGGCTACGGCGTGGCGCGCGGCGCCGAGATGCTGTCGCTGATGCTCGGCTTCGGCATCATCAGCCGGATCGGCTCCGGCTTCCTCGCCGACCGGATCGGAGGCATCCGCACGCTCTTGATCGGCTCGATCGCGCAGGGCTCGGCGCTGCTGTTCTATCTGTTCTTCGACAGCCTGTCCTCGCTCTACGTCATCTCCGCGATGTTCGGCCTGTTCCAGGGCGGCATCGTGCCGAGCTACGCCATCATCGTGCGGGAGGCGATGCCGGCGTCGGAGGCCGCGACCCGGATCGGCATCGTGATCTTCGCCTCGGTGTTCGGCATGTCCTTTGGCGGCTGGATCTCGGGCGTGATCTTCGACGCAACCGGCTCCTATGCCGCGGCCTTCGCCAATGGCCTCGCCTGGAACCTGCTCAATGTCAGCATCATCCTGCTGCTTCTGATGCGGGCGCGGCAGCGCGTCGCAATCGCCTGA
- a CDS encoding MarR family winged helix-turn-helix transcriptional regulator, which translates to MNIFARPPLQKKPDISEDDFLVRNAMNERRSTDKLQDAAEGLAWEIVSTSIRLEELRSIWAKMIGITGPQWMIMTVLANAEDRHIGLPVGAVSRALRVDQSFVVTQSKLLEKKNLLRRKSSTEDARVVNLSLTDHANKQMAKLSSQRKALSEFVYADLDLRELQQLTGKMNSIKNRLEKAILKVSADL; encoded by the coding sequence GTGAACATTTTCGCGAGACCACCACTTCAAAAAAAACCGGATATCAGTGAAGATGACTTTTTGGTAAGGAATGCCATGAACGAGCGCAGGTCGACTGACAAACTGCAGGATGCGGCTGAGGGGTTGGCCTGGGAAATCGTGTCGACCAGCATCCGCCTGGAGGAGTTGCGCAGCATCTGGGCCAAGATGATCGGAATCACCGGTCCCCAATGGATGATCATGACGGTGCTGGCGAATGCCGAAGACCGCCACATCGGCCTGCCCGTCGGCGCTGTTTCGCGGGCGCTGCGCGTCGATCAGTCGTTTGTGGTGACGCAGTCGAAATTGCTCGAGAAGAAGAATCTCCTGCGCCGCAAAAGTTCGACCGAGGATGCGCGGGTCGTGAACCTGTCGCTGACCGACCACGCCAACAAGCAGATGGCAAAGCTGTCTTCGCAGCGTAAAGCGTTGAGCGAGTTCGTCTATGCCGACCTGGACTTACGGGAACTGCAGCAACTCACCGGCAAGATGAATTCCATCAAGAACCGGCTGGAAAAAGCGATCTTGAAGGTCTCGGCCGACCTTTAA